A window of Diospyros lotus cultivar Yz01 chromosome 14, ASM1463336v1, whole genome shotgun sequence contains these coding sequences:
- the LOC127790719 gene encoding uncharacterized protein LOC127790719 has product MFYGAVVWDPWLIVAQIVCLQCLYYVTLGFFMAILVGSRVPRMSLVYVLDFATVTASTITGWCVIAAFLLSSIAGAVYLLYLIERAKKCLDFSATLYIIHLFICILYGGWPSSMTWWLVNVTGVAVMALLGEYLCIRRELREIPIPRYRSNV; this is encoded by the exons ATGTTCTATGGTGCGGTGGTGTGGGATCCGTGGCTCATTGTTGCCCAAATTGTTTGCCTTCAATGCCTATACTATGTCACCCTCGGGTTTTTTATGGCGATTCTTGTTGGCAGTCGCGTACCTCGAatgagtctcgtgtatgtcttAGATTTCGCTACTGTTACAGCTTCAACAATAACTGGTTGGTGTGTTATTGCCGCGTTTCTACTCAGCTCGATTGCCGG AGCTGTTTATTTGCTTTATTTGATTGAGAGGGCAAAGAAGTGTTTGGATTTCTCAGCCACACTGTATATCATTCACCTTTTCATATGCATCTTGTATGGTGGATGGCCTTCATCAATGACATGGTGGCTTGTGAATGTTACTGGAGTTGCAGTGATGGCATTGTTGGGTGAATATTTGTGCATAAGACGTGAGCTGCGAGAAATACCTATACCAAGATATCGTTCAA